The following are from one region of the Neorhodopirellula lusitana genome:
- a CDS encoding ABC1 kinase family protein: protein MDKHPIPQFVRSADRFREVVTILAKHGLADWLTLKAPAWVSNIVRSADSDTESHLTTEQRIRVAITELGATFIKLGQVLSTRPDVVGNSLADELAGLRADTPADDPAVVRAMLELELGGSLDQHFAAFEETAMASASIGQVHRARLHTGEEVVVKVQHGGIEQKIVNDLDILRRLAELAERHSDYLRQYRPVLVVREFKQTLMRELDFARERTNAETFRRNFANDPTVRFAKPVTELCSRRVLTMERFVGVCISDKATLQSSGVDLNAVARRGATLFLDMIFRDGFYHADPHPGNLMVLEAIDVADESQPEHQIDVIGVLDCGMVGRVDESLREDLERVLIAAASQDATAIAEVMVRLGEVPADFDEQSLSDSIEDFLADYMVQSLDEFDISGCLAGIVQVIRDYHIVLPSKISMLLKVFMMLEGTSRQLNPQFSLAELIQPYARKAATRRLSPRRAFRRMKTAAMDWNHLLEILPKDAADILHNIKRGRFDVHLEHRRLEPIVNRLVMGILTAALFIGSASLWSNQVPPLAWNSSVPGVLGSLAATTMGWIIVRQISRSE from the coding sequence TTGGACAAGCACCCTATCCCCCAGTTCGTCCGCAGCGCTGATCGGTTCCGCGAGGTGGTAACGATCCTGGCCAAGCACGGGCTGGCGGATTGGCTGACGCTAAAAGCTCCCGCCTGGGTTAGCAATATTGTCCGGTCCGCTGATTCGGACACCGAAAGCCACCTGACAACCGAACAGCGTATTCGCGTCGCGATCACCGAACTCGGTGCGACATTCATAAAACTCGGCCAGGTGTTGAGCACGCGTCCCGATGTGGTCGGCAACTCGCTCGCTGATGAACTGGCCGGGTTGCGGGCTGACACTCCCGCCGACGACCCAGCCGTCGTTCGCGCGATGCTCGAACTGGAACTCGGCGGCAGCTTGGACCAGCATTTCGCCGCTTTCGAAGAAACCGCGATGGCCTCCGCCTCGATCGGTCAAGTCCACCGGGCACGCTTGCATACTGGCGAAGAAGTTGTCGTGAAGGTCCAGCATGGCGGCATCGAACAAAAGATTGTCAACGATCTCGACATTCTAAGAAGACTCGCCGAGCTGGCCGAAAGGCACTCGGACTATTTGCGACAATATCGCCCCGTGCTGGTGGTCCGCGAGTTCAAGCAGACCTTGATGCGTGAACTGGACTTCGCTCGCGAAAGAACCAACGCGGAAACATTCCGACGCAACTTCGCCAACGACCCGACCGTTCGGTTTGCCAAGCCGGTCACCGAGCTATGTTCTCGGCGGGTGTTGACGATGGAGCGATTTGTTGGAGTCTGCATATCCGACAAAGCCACGCTGCAGAGTTCCGGTGTCGACCTGAACGCGGTCGCACGTCGGGGCGCGACGCTGTTCCTAGATATGATCTTCCGCGATGGCTTTTATCATGCCGATCCGCATCCCGGAAACCTGATGGTGCTGGAAGCCATTGATGTTGCCGACGAGTCCCAACCGGAACATCAAATCGATGTGATCGGCGTGCTGGACTGTGGAATGGTCGGACGCGTCGACGAATCACTGCGAGAGGACCTGGAACGCGTACTGATTGCCGCCGCTAGCCAAGATGCGACAGCGATTGCGGAGGTGATGGTGCGACTCGGAGAGGTGCCCGCCGATTTTGACGAGCAAAGCTTGTCGGACTCCATTGAAGACTTCCTTGCTGACTACATGGTCCAGTCGCTCGACGAATTTGACATCAGCGGCTGTCTGGCTGGAATCGTGCAAGTGATCCGCGACTACCACATCGTCTTGCCTTCCAAAATCAGTATGCTGCTAAAAGTCTTCATGATGCTGGAAGGCACCTCTCGGCAATTGAACCCGCAATTCAGTTTGGCAGAGCTAATTCAGCCGTACGCACGCAAGGCCGCGACCAGGCGTCTTTCACCCCGGCGAGCGTTTCGGCGGATGAAGACAGCCGCCATGGACTGGAATCATCTGCTTGAGATCCTTCCCAAGGACGCCGCCGATATTCTGCACAACATCAAGCGAGGACGGTTCGACGTGCATCTGGAACACCGCCGCCTCGAACCCATCGTCAATCGGCTGGTCATGGGAATTCTGACCGCCGCGCTCTTCATTGGCTCCGCTTCGCTATGGAGCAATCAAGTCCCGCCACTGGCTTGGAACTCATCCGTTCCCGGCGTCCTGGGCTCACTCGCCGCAACCACCATGGGCTGGATCATCGTCCGCCAAATCTCACGTAGTGAATAG
- a CDS encoding plasma-membrane proton-efflux P-type ATPase has protein sequence MNADPQRLSLQELEKKLEASGIGLSQAEAAARLHKYGPNELEEKTVNPLLKFLSYFWGPIPWMIEAAVVLSAFAQHWPDFGIILVLLFANAVVGFWEEHQAGNAIAALKAKLAVNARVRRDGKWTTAAVRDLVPGDVIRVRLGDIVPADARLLGEDPLDVDQSALTGESLPVTKQQGESLYSGAIVRQGEAEALVYGTGADTYFGKTAKLVQEAQTTSHFQKAVLRIGNYLILLAVSLVALILLVALFREDPMLETLQFALVLTVAAIPVAMPTVLSVTMAVGARTLARKEAIVTRLAAIEELAGVDILCSDKTGTLTQNKLTLGDPYCVGGVTEDDVIRNAALASRADNQDTIDQAVIGSLKDPKALDGYHVLHFQPFDPVHKRTEASIKTNDGKIFDVTKGAPQVILSLAWNAEAIREKVTTAVDEFAAKGYRALGVARCDHDNRWQFLGVLPLFDPPREQAKSTIATASEMGVSVKMVTGDAIAIARETSEKLGLGKNILDASGFEDTKQYETAQLAEAIEKANGFAQVFPEHKYHIVDVLQRRGHIVGMTGDGVNDAPALKKADCGIAVSGATDAARAAADIVLMTSGLSVIIDAIKESRKIFQRMNSYAIYRITETIRVLFLMTLSILVFNFYPVTAVMIVMLALLNDGAILSIAYDRVRYQKHPESWNMRLVLAIATVLGIAGVVASFGLFYLGERYFEFDRDFIQTLIYLKLSVAGHLTIFVTRTRGPFWSILPGRLMFLAVMGTQLLATLIAVYGFLMTPLGWKWAAFVWVYALAWFLINDRIKLIAYRLFDRSNAAVGPTIQS, from the coding sequence ATGAACGCCGACCCACAAAGATTGTCTCTTCAAGAACTGGAAAAGAAACTCGAAGCGTCTGGGATCGGACTCAGCCAAGCCGAGGCGGCGGCGCGGTTGCACAAGTACGGTCCCAACGAACTAGAAGAGAAGACCGTCAATCCACTGCTGAAGTTTTTGTCCTATTTCTGGGGCCCGATTCCTTGGATGATTGAAGCTGCGGTGGTGTTGTCGGCGTTTGCGCAGCACTGGCCGGATTTCGGGATCATCTTGGTGCTGTTGTTCGCTAACGCCGTCGTTGGGTTTTGGGAAGAGCATCAGGCTGGCAACGCGATTGCGGCATTGAAGGCGAAACTGGCCGTCAACGCCCGTGTCCGACGTGATGGAAAGTGGACGACCGCTGCGGTGCGAGACCTGGTTCCCGGGGACGTGATTCGAGTTCGGCTGGGCGACATCGTACCTGCAGACGCTCGCTTGCTTGGTGAGGACCCGCTTGACGTGGATCAGTCGGCGTTGACGGGAGAATCCTTACCGGTGACAAAGCAGCAAGGCGAGTCCTTGTACTCTGGCGCAATTGTTCGTCAGGGTGAGGCAGAAGCCCTGGTCTACGGGACAGGTGCGGATACCTATTTCGGGAAGACAGCCAAGTTGGTCCAAGAGGCGCAGACAACAAGCCACTTTCAAAAGGCGGTTTTGCGAATTGGCAACTACCTGATTCTATTGGCGGTGTCTTTGGTGGCGTTGATCTTGTTGGTGGCGTTGTTCCGCGAGGATCCAATGTTGGAGACGCTTCAGTTTGCATTGGTGCTGACGGTGGCCGCCATCCCCGTCGCGATGCCGACCGTGTTGTCCGTCACGATGGCGGTCGGGGCGCGGACCTTGGCACGGAAAGAGGCCATCGTGACGAGGTTGGCGGCGATCGAGGAATTGGCGGGTGTGGACATTCTATGCAGCGACAAGACCGGTACACTCACGCAAAACAAGCTGACGTTGGGGGATCCGTACTGCGTGGGGGGAGTTACCGAGGACGACGTCATTCGGAATGCTGCTTTGGCGTCGCGTGCTGACAATCAAGACACGATCGATCAGGCGGTGATCGGAAGCTTGAAAGATCCCAAGGCATTAGACGGCTACCACGTGCTGCACTTTCAACCTTTCGATCCGGTTCACAAACGCACTGAAGCCTCGATCAAGACCAACGACGGCAAGATCTTTGACGTTACCAAAGGTGCCCCACAGGTGATTCTAAGTTTGGCATGGAACGCCGAGGCGATTCGAGAGAAGGTGACAACGGCGGTAGATGAGTTCGCCGCCAAGGGATACCGGGCGTTAGGCGTCGCTCGTTGCGATCACGACAATCGTTGGCAGTTTCTGGGAGTGTTGCCGCTGTTCGATCCGCCCCGAGAACAGGCGAAGTCGACTATCGCGACCGCCTCGGAAATGGGCGTCAGCGTGAAAATGGTTACCGGCGATGCGATCGCGATTGCTCGCGAAACTTCGGAGAAACTTGGCTTGGGGAAGAATATCCTTGACGCCAGTGGATTCGAAGACACCAAGCAATACGAAACAGCCCAGCTGGCCGAGGCGATTGAAAAGGCGAACGGCTTCGCCCAGGTCTTTCCTGAACACAAGTATCACATTGTCGACGTGCTGCAGCGACGCGGGCACATCGTCGGGATGACGGGCGACGGCGTGAACGATGCACCGGCTTTGAAAAAGGCTGATTGCGGAATCGCGGTTTCCGGTGCCACCGACGCCGCGCGTGCTGCGGCGGACATTGTATTGATGACCTCGGGTTTGTCGGTGATCATCGATGCGATCAAAGAAAGTCGCAAGATTTTCCAACGCATGAACAGCTACGCGATTTACCGGATCACGGAGACCATCCGGGTGCTGTTTCTGATGACGTTGTCGATCTTGGTGTTCAACTTCTATCCCGTCACCGCGGTGATGATCGTGATGTTGGCGCTGCTGAACGACGGAGCGATTCTGTCGATTGCGTATGACCGAGTGCGGTACCAGAAACACCCTGAATCATGGAACATGCGACTGGTATTAGCGATCGCTACGGTCCTGGGGATCGCGGGCGTGGTGGCTTCGTTCGGGCTGTTCTATCTCGGTGAGCGATACTTCGAGTTTGACCGTGATTTCATCCAGACGTTGATTTACTTGAAGCTTTCGGTAGCGGGACACCTGACCATTTTCGTCACTCGCACGAGAGGCCCGTTCTGGTCAATTCTTCCCGGACGGCTGATGTTCTTGGCGGTGATGGGGACACAATTGCTCGCCACGCTGATCGCGGTCTACGGTTTCCTGATGACACCGCTGGGCTGGAAGTGGGCCGCGTTTGTGTGGGTGTACGCCTTGGCTTGGTTCTTGATTAACGATCGCATCAAGTTGATCGCCTATCGCTTGTTTGATCGGTCCAACGCAGCGGTGGGGCCAACGATTCAAAGTTGA
- a CDS encoding carbohydrate porin produces the protein MRLKSLITVAAILCMHAASGQEPSLSYQGDVLDDTLQVSAPTCTNEFLLGDCGGVRSCLAESGITPFLYYDSIYAANVDGGIKSDQDYTGQIYAGADLDLETLWGWDGTTMKISMVERHGDSISRSVGGIYDPMCIYGGQVGYLYQLWLEKAICDAWAFKIGRVSADTDFANNDLYRYSLSTAINGPMRAMLLENIITSFPYPVWGGRLKYAPNDRHQFQVGAYQIGDGMWDFTQHGLDFSIRHDDGVSVLTQYDWTPQLYGLPARVFLGAVNSFFDFDNFDGVGTTDHFLRLYAHAEAEIAVGLTVFGFATHSDEDQVAKTPVQISGGINKQGLIPSRENDHTVFFATYGELSDDYGDSIGEDVDYEWVFELGHRIRVTPATYFQPAMQYIVHPGGTGDIANSTVLGAWMNAAF, from the coding sequence ATGCGGCTAAAATCATTGATCACCGTTGCAGCCATCCTATGCATGCACGCCGCGTCAGGTCAGGAACCGTCGCTGTCCTATCAAGGCGACGTACTAGACGACACCTTGCAGGTATCTGCACCAACTTGCACCAACGAGTTCTTGCTGGGCGACTGCGGCGGAGTCCGTTCGTGCCTCGCCGAATCCGGGATCACGCCGTTCCTGTACTACGATTCCATCTATGCCGCCAACGTGGACGGCGGAATCAAGTCTGACCAAGACTATACCGGCCAGATCTACGCTGGAGCGGACCTCGACCTCGAAACTCTCTGGGGCTGGGATGGCACCACCATGAAGATCTCGATGGTCGAGCGACACGGTGACAGTATCAGCCGATCGGTCGGCGGGATCTACGATCCGATGTGCATTTACGGCGGCCAAGTTGGCTACCTATACCAGCTGTGGCTAGAAAAGGCGATCTGCGACGCATGGGCATTCAAAATTGGCCGTGTGTCCGCGGACACAGACTTTGCCAACAACGACCTTTATCGCTATTCGCTTAGCACCGCGATCAACGGCCCCATGCGGGCAATGTTGTTGGAAAACATCATCACATCGTTCCCCTATCCCGTTTGGGGCGGACGCCTGAAATATGCACCCAACGACCGGCATCAATTTCAAGTGGGTGCTTATCAAATAGGCGACGGAATGTGGGACTTCACCCAACACGGACTCGACTTCAGCATCCGGCATGACGATGGCGTTTCAGTACTGACCCAATATGACTGGACGCCACAGCTGTACGGTTTACCAGCCCGCGTTTTCCTGGGGGCCGTCAACTCATTCTTTGACTTCGACAACTTTGACGGAGTCGGAACCACCGACCATTTCTTGCGTCTGTACGCACACGCTGAAGCGGAAATAGCCGTGGGACTGACCGTGTTCGGTTTTGCTACCCATTCCGACGAAGATCAAGTCGCTAAGACGCCTGTACAAATCAGCGGCGGTATCAACAAACAAGGTTTGATCCCTAGCCGAGAAAACGATCACACCGTCTTCTTCGCGACGTATGGTGAACTCAGCGATGACTATGGCGACTCCATCGGTGAGGATGTGGATTACGAGTGGGTTTTCGAACTGGGACATCGAATCCGAGTCACGCCCGCCACCTACTTCCAACCGGCCATGCAGTACATCGTTCACCCAGGCGGCACGGGCGATATCGCGAACAGTACCGTCTTGGGTGCATGGATGAACGCCGCATTCTAG
- a CDS encoding phosphoketolase family protein: MNETLETESDAGEVSGEMLAKIDAYWRAANYLSVGQMYLCDNPLLRRPLQLSDVKPMLLGHWGTTPGQNFIYAHLNRLIKQNDLDMIYVSGPGHGGPALVANTYLEGTYSEVYPDISPDEAGLRRLFTQFSFPGGIPSHASPECPGSIHEGGELGYSLSHSFGAVFDNPDLIVACVIGDGEAETGPLATAWHSNKFLNPATDGAVLPILHLNGYKIANPTLLARIEHEELDQLMRGYGWTPIFVEGDDPAKMHVAMAAALDEAYIQIKGIQDNARINDDVTRPRWPMIVLRSPKGWTGPKFVDGVPIEGTFHSHQVPLSDPAAHPEHLQQLEQWMRNYRPEELFDETGRLLPGIADLAPVGKRRMGANPHANGGLLMRDLVMPDFRDYGIEVSERGVKGVGDTHVMGKFVRDVVRLNEEQKNFRIFGPDETISNGLEAVLEVTQRQWNARTVETDELLAPEGRVLEMLSEHQCQGWLEGYLLTGRHGLFNCYEAFIHIIDSMFNQHAKWLKVTSELPWRHPIASLNYLLASHVWRQDHNGFTHQDPGFIDVVVNKKAEIVRVYLPPDANCLISVMDHCLRSRHYVNVVVAGKHPAPQWLPMDEAIEHCKKGIGVWDWAGTEDSGDPDVVMACCGDVPTLETLAAVSIMREHLPELNIRVVNVVDLMRLQPKSEHPHGLTDADFDELFTKDKQVIFAFHAYPWLIHRLTYRRTNHGNIHVRGYKEEGTITTPFDMTVLNDLDRFHLVIDTIDRLPPTGDKGVVLKKQLQEKLIEHRRYINQNGQDMPEIRNWKWPSGCRS, encoded by the coding sequence ATGAATGAAACGTTGGAAACCGAGTCGGATGCCGGGGAAGTTTCCGGCGAGATGCTGGCGAAGATTGATGCGTACTGGCGAGCAGCGAACTATTTGTCAGTTGGGCAGATGTACCTTTGCGACAATCCACTGTTGAGGCGACCGCTGCAGCTATCAGACGTGAAGCCGATGCTTCTCGGTCACTGGGGGACCACACCTGGCCAAAACTTTATCTACGCTCATCTGAACCGGCTGATTAAGCAGAATGACCTCGACATGATTTATGTGTCGGGGCCTGGGCACGGTGGACCCGCGTTGGTGGCCAACACCTATTTGGAAGGCACGTACAGCGAGGTCTATCCGGACATCAGCCCCGATGAGGCTGGTTTGCGAAGGCTGTTCACTCAGTTCTCGTTCCCCGGCGGCATTCCATCGCACGCGTCACCGGAATGTCCGGGTTCGATTCACGAGGGAGGCGAGCTGGGCTACTCGCTGAGTCATTCGTTTGGTGCGGTGTTTGACAACCCAGATCTCATCGTTGCTTGCGTGATTGGCGATGGTGAGGCCGAAACCGGGCCATTGGCAACCGCTTGGCATTCCAACAAGTTTCTGAATCCAGCGACCGACGGTGCGGTGCTGCCAATCTTGCATCTGAACGGATACAAGATCGCCAACCCAACGCTGTTGGCAAGGATTGAACACGAAGAGCTTGATCAATTGATGCGTGGTTATGGATGGACGCCCATCTTTGTAGAGGGTGACGATCCCGCGAAGATGCACGTCGCGATGGCCGCAGCTTTGGACGAAGCGTATATCCAGATCAAAGGAATCCAGGACAACGCGAGAATCAATGACGACGTAACTCGGCCTCGTTGGCCCATGATTGTGTTGCGATCGCCGAAGGGCTGGACGGGGCCGAAGTTTGTTGACGGCGTGCCCATCGAAGGCACGTTTCATTCCCACCAGGTGCCGTTGTCCGATCCCGCCGCGCACCCCGAACATCTGCAACAACTCGAACAGTGGATGCGGAATTACCGTCCCGAGGAATTGTTTGACGAAACCGGTCGTTTGCTTCCTGGAATCGCGGACCTGGCACCGGTCGGAAAACGCCGCATGGGGGCCAACCCCCATGCCAACGGTGGATTGTTGATGCGTGATTTGGTGATGCCTGATTTTCGTGACTATGGGATCGAGGTATCCGAAAGAGGCGTCAAGGGAGTGGGTGACACGCACGTGATGGGCAAGTTTGTTCGTGATGTGGTCCGGTTGAACGAAGAACAAAAGAACTTTCGCATCTTCGGTCCAGACGAAACAATTTCGAACGGATTGGAAGCGGTCTTGGAAGTCACGCAGCGTCAGTGGAACGCGCGGACTGTTGAAACCGACGAATTGCTGGCACCGGAAGGGCGTGTGCTTGAGATGTTGAGCGAACACCAGTGTCAGGGCTGGCTTGAGGGCTACTTATTGACCGGTCGGCACGGACTTTTCAATTGCTATGAAGCTTTCATCCACATCATCGACTCCATGTTCAACCAACACGCGAAGTGGTTGAAGGTGACGTCTGAACTTCCTTGGCGTCATCCGATTGCATCGCTGAACTACTTGTTGGCGTCCCATGTTTGGCGTCAGGACCATAACGGGTTCACCCATCAAGATCCTGGTTTCATTGATGTTGTGGTGAACAAAAAGGCGGAAATCGTCCGTGTCTATTTGCCGCCCGATGCAAATTGTCTGATCTCGGTGATGGATCATTGTTTGCGAAGTCGTCACTATGTCAACGTCGTCGTTGCCGGAAAACATCCCGCGCCACAGTGGTTGCCCATGGACGAGGCGATCGAGCATTGTAAGAAAGGCATCGGCGTTTGGGATTGGGCGGGTACCGAAGACAGTGGCGACCCCGATGTTGTGATGGCGTGTTGTGGGGACGTGCCCACGTTGGAAACGCTGGCGGCGGTCTCGATCATGCGAGAGCATCTTCCAGAACTGAATATCCGGGTGGTCAACGTCGTTGATCTCATGCGACTGCAGCCGAAATCGGAGCACCCGCACGGTTTAACGGATGCGGATTTCGATGAGCTGTTCACCAAGGATAAACAAGTGATCTTTGCATTTCATGCTTACCCTTGGTTGATCCATCGGCTGACCTATCGCCGGACCAACCACGGCAACATACACGTGCGCGGCTACAAGGAAGAGGGAACGATCACGACGCCGTTCGACATGACCGTCTTGAACGATCTGGATCGATTCCACTTGGTGATCGATACGATTGACCGTCTACCCCCAACCGGCGACAAGGGTGTCGTTCTGAAGAAGCAATTGCAGGAAAAGTTGATTGAGCACCGGAGGTACATCAATCAAAACGGTCAAGATATGCCCGAGATTCGCAACTGGAAGTGGCCGAGCGGTTGTCGTTCTTAA
- the glgP gene encoding alpha-glucan family phosphorylase, producing the protein MNQVLLPDQPVKCPPMRPGLLNRTLMDETSLATDTCLPTGIDGVSQLAELAIDLRSTWKHDGDTIWRGLDEELWEATNNPWVVLQTISRCRLSDKLADPDFRGRLDALTEARREYLGEKTWFQKEHADSVLTCAAYFSMEFMLSEALPIYSGGLGNVAGDQLKAASDLGVPVVGVGLLYQQGYFRQSIAADGTQLEYYPFNDPAQLPIAPLRDEDGEWVRIKLAMPDGPLWLRAWQVQAGRVRLVLLDSNDGANLPAHRGITSELYGGGPEMRLKQEIVLGIGGWRLLTAMGIQPDVCHLNEGHAAFAVLERACEYMARTGQSFESAMAITRAGNIFTTHTAVPAGFDRFAPSMIEHFLGRFAVEELGIPVQKLLAMGQDPGDPTGDFNMASLAIQGSGAVNGVSRLHGEVSRHLFASKFPRWPINEIPVGHVTNGVHMPSWDSSEADALWTEACGKDRWRDPSGALSHQMRSISDERLWQFRTSSTHSMIEYARTRLSRELAGSGASSESVEATRHLFDPNVLTLGFARRFATYKRPNLLLHDRQRLLDMLNNPERPVQLVIAGKAHPADLVGQTLIRNWIDFIRDSGGRTHVIFLSDYDMKLAQRLVQGVDVWINTPRRPWEASGTSGMKVLVNGGLNLSELDGWWAEAYQPEFGWAIGDGAEHGDDPAWDAAEANELYEVLENEVIPLFYERDERGIPTGWLAKMRNSMSSLTPQYSAIRSVRQYTQEFYLPAAQRYHERAAMDGQRGAEIVHWRDSLRQKWDSLVIGETQVATDEQGHHFSVDVFLDGVDPRAVQVQMYAASDSSQESGCHAMTIDKSCSPGISTYTYRVIVSTMRPASDYTARIVPVHPGVAIPLELNLVRWQQ; encoded by the coding sequence ATGAATCAAGTTCTTCTTCCCGATCAACCCGTTAAGTGTCCTCCGATGAGGCCTGGGCTACTGAACCGGACTTTAATGGACGAGACCAGTCTGGCGACGGACACGTGCTTGCCTACTGGGATTGATGGTGTCAGTCAGCTGGCGGAGTTGGCGATTGATCTGCGTTCGACGTGGAAACACGACGGTGACACGATCTGGCGTGGTTTGGATGAAGAACTGTGGGAGGCGACGAATAACCCCTGGGTCGTCTTGCAGACCATTTCGCGTTGCCGTTTGAGCGACAAGTTGGCGGACCCGGACTTTCGTGGAAGGCTCGATGCGCTGACGGAAGCTCGACGTGAGTACTTGGGCGAGAAAACGTGGTTCCAGAAAGAGCATGCGGATTCGGTGCTGACCTGTGCTGCGTACTTCAGCATGGAATTCATGTTGAGCGAGGCGTTGCCGATCTACTCCGGCGGTCTCGGCAACGTTGCGGGCGATCAATTGAAGGCCGCCAGCGACTTAGGCGTTCCCGTGGTGGGTGTCGGATTGCTTTATCAGCAAGGCTATTTCCGGCAATCGATTGCGGCCGACGGGACCCAATTGGAATACTATCCGTTCAACGATCCGGCTCAACTCCCGATCGCTCCGTTGCGTGACGAAGATGGCGAGTGGGTGCGGATCAAGTTGGCGATGCCCGACGGACCGTTGTGGTTGCGTGCTTGGCAGGTCCAGGCCGGACGCGTCAGGTTGGTGCTGCTTGATAGCAACGACGGTGCGAACCTGCCGGCTCACCGTGGGATCACCAGCGAATTGTACGGGGGCGGTCCCGAGATGCGGTTGAAACAAGAGATCGTGTTGGGGATCGGCGGTTGGCGGTTGTTGACCGCGATGGGGATTCAGCCCGATGTCTGTCATTTGAATGAAGGGCATGCGGCTTTTGCGGTATTGGAACGAGCATGCGAATACATGGCTCGGACGGGTCAGTCGTTCGAGTCGGCGATGGCGATCACTCGGGCAGGAAACATCTTCACGACTCACACCGCGGTGCCGGCGGGCTTTGACCGATTTGCCCCCTCGATGATCGAGCACTTCTTGGGGCGATTCGCTGTGGAAGAGTTGGGCATTCCCGTTCAGAAGTTGTTGGCGATGGGGCAAGACCCTGGTGACCCGACCGGCGACTTCAATATGGCGAGCCTGGCGATTCAGGGCAGCGGTGCGGTGAACGGAGTCAGTCGGTTGCATGGTGAAGTGAGCCGACATTTGTTCGCGTCCAAATTCCCTCGCTGGCCCATCAATGAGATTCCGGTCGGCCACGTGACCAACGGCGTGCACATGCCAAGCTGGGATTCATCGGAAGCGGACGCTTTATGGACGGAGGCATGCGGGAAAGATCGATGGCGTGATCCGAGCGGTGCGTTATCGCATCAAATGCGTTCCATTTCGGACGAGCGGTTGTGGCAGTTCCGAACATCATCGACCCACTCGATGATTGAGTACGCGCGAACTCGATTGTCGCGAGAGTTGGCCGGTAGCGGTGCGTCGTCGGAAAGCGTCGAAGCGACCCGGCATCTGTTTGATCCCAATGTGTTGACCCTTGGATTCGCAAGGCGATTCGCGACCTACAAACGACCGAATCTGTTGTTACACGATCGTCAGCGTTTGCTAGACATGTTGAACAATCCCGAGCGTCCGGTGCAGTTGGTGATTGCCGGCAAGGCTCACCCAGCCGATTTAGTTGGCCAGACACTGATCCGCAATTGGATCGACTTCATTCGTGATTCGGGTGGGCGAACCCATGTGATCTTCCTGTCCGACTATGACATGAAATTGGCACAGCGGTTGGTTCAGGGGGTGGACGTGTGGATCAACACGCCGCGTCGACCCTGGGAAGCAAGCGGCACCAGTGGGATGAAGGTTCTGGTCAACGGCGGGCTCAACTTGTCCGAACTGGACGGTTGGTGGGCGGAGGCCTATCAGCCAGAATTCGGCTGGGCGATCGGCGATGGAGCGGAGCACGGCGATGATCCTGCATGGGATGCCGCCGAGGCGAACGAGTTGTATGAAGTGCTTGAGAACGAAGTCATCCCACTTTTCTATGAACGCGATGAACGTGGGATTCCGACGGGGTGGTTAGCGAAAATGCGTAACAGCATGTCCTCTCTGACGCCGCAGTACTCTGCCATCCGTAGCGTCCGTCAGTACACCCAGGAGTTTTACCTGCCAGCAGCGCAGCGGTATCACGAACGTGCAGCGATGGACGGTCAGCGCGGTGCTGAGATCGTTCACTGGCGGGATTCCTTGCGACAGAAATGGGATTCACTTGTCATTGGTGAAACGCAAGTGGCCACCGATGAACAGGGACATCACTTTTCAGTCGACGTGTTTCTGGATGGAGTCGATCCGCGGGCGGTGCAGGTTCAAATGTATGCGGCCAGCGATTCGTCACAGGAATCGGGGTGTCACGCGATGACGATCGACAAGAGTTGCTCGCCGGGAATCTCAACCTACACGTATCGCGTCATCGTTTCGACGATGCGTCCGGCGTCTGACTACACCGCTCGGATCGTCCCGGTTCATCCAGGCGTCGCTATCCCGTTGGAATTGAACCTGGTTCGGTGGCAGCAATGA